One stretch of Armigeres subalbatus isolate Guangzhou_Male chromosome 2, GZ_Asu_2, whole genome shotgun sequence DNA includes these proteins:
- the LOC134217010 gene encoding nematocyst expressed protein 3-like encodes MRFTIVMVVVLLAGVSMTSAKPLILTKKFLRYVLPTVTAKVAGLSGLSGLTGLTGLTGLSGSRHLGAVSGGRTKESIGSVYLPNRVYSFLFPRDSINPPPSVVYHSLEDYCAPDPFVPSPVPVPAPYGVPVAYPAPVPFASGLPAPLPAPAPVGVSQEWEESSAHASANANIAPAHPPVYVAETPAVRHEAPLPGYTGSVFSTNTAPAPGTAPF; translated from the exons ATGCGA TTCACGATCGTTATGGTGGTAGTCCTACTAGCAGGAGTCTCAATGACATCTGCAAAGCCACTCATCCTGACCAAAAAGTTCCTCCGATACGTCCTGCCAACAGTAACAGCTAAAGTTGCCGGTCTATCCGGGCTAAGCGGTCTTACTGGTCTCACTGGTCTCACCGGATTGAGCGGGTCTCGACACCTAGGTGCAGTTTCGGGTGGCAGAACTAAGGAGTCGATCGGTTCGGTGTATCTGCCGAACCGAGTGTACTCCTTCCTGTTCCCCAGAGACTCGATCAACCCCCCACCATCGGTTGTCTACCACTCGTTGGAAGATTACTGCGCTCCTGATCCGTTCGTGCCATCGCCAGTGCCAGTGCCCGCACCCTACGGAGTTCCAGTAGCTTACCCTGCCCCAGTTCCATTTGCCTCCGGTCTACCAGCACCGCTTCCAGCACCCGCCCCAGTAGGAGTTTCACAAGAATGGGAAGAGAGCAGTGCCCACGCAAGCGCAAACGCTAACATTGCTCCGGCTCATCCCCCAGTCTATGTTGCCGAGACCCCAGCCGTACGGCACGAGGCTCCACTTCCTGGATATACTGGATCAGTGTTTTCCACGAACACAGCCCCAGCACCCGGGACGGCACCATTCTAA